In Candidatus Buchananbacteria bacterium, the DNA window CGCAGTCTTTGCCCGAATTTCACCGGAACAAAAACACCAGATTGTTTCATTATTGGATCAGACCCGTAGCGTCGGCTTTTTGGGCGAAGGAGTCAACGACGCTCCCGCACTCAAAGCCGCAACCGTTTCCCTGGTTGTTCAAAGCGGCTCGGATATTTCACGCGAAGCCGCCGACGTCATCCTGCTACAAAAAAGTCTGGCGGTGATTATTGATGGCATTCAGGAAGGCCGACAAGTCTTTGCCAACACTCTTAAATACATTCGGGCGACGCTTTCCTCAAACTTTGGTAATTTTTATGCGGTTGCTATCAGCTCGCTTTTTATTGATTTTCTACCGATGCTTCCTGTCCAAATCCTACTGTTAAATCTATTGTCTGATTTCCCAATGATCAGTATTGCCGCTGACACTACCGGCCCTGAGGATGTTGCCCGACCCCAGCGCTACAACATTAAAGAGTTGGCGATGACTTCAAGCCTACACGGCATTATTAGCACCGTCTTTGATTTTATTTTCTTTGCCCTATACTTTCGCATTTCCGCCGACGTACTGCAAACCAACTGGTTTGTCGCCAGCATTATCACCGAACTCGTATTCTTATTTTCAATTCGGACCAAAAAATTTGCATTAACGGCCCCGCGTCCCGCACCGTTGATTATTTGGCTTTCAAGCCTGGCGTTTATGGCGACGTTGATTATACCGTTTACCGCCATCGGACACGATGTCTTCCACTTTGTTTCACCGTCGATTAATCACCTGGCCACGATCCTTATTTTAACCGCCGTCTACTTTATGGTTAACGAAATCGTTAAACTGTTTTACCAGCGAATCTTCAACAACCAGCTTGAAAAAACCGCCTAAATTATTTATAATAATGAAGTCTTAATCACCTAAAGAGTATTTAACTATAAATATATGAAACTAAAGACAATCAAGGAAATGTTTGATTTCAAAGGACAAACGGTTGTCGTAACCGGTGGCGCCAAAGGAATCGGCTATGGTATTGTCGAACGTTTCGTTGAAGCCGGCGCGAATGTAGTCATCAGCGATATTGACGACCAAACTGGTGAAACCAAAGCAAAATCATTAGGAAAAAAAGTTGCCTACATCCATACCGACGTCAGCCAAGAATCTGACGTTCAAAATTTAATTAAAACAACCGTTGAACGGTTTGGCAGTCTTGATGTCTTTGTTAATAACGCCGGGATCTTTCCGACGATGCCGGCTCTGGACATGGATGTTGAACTGTGGGAAAAAATTCAAGCCGTTAATCTGCGCGGTGTGTTTCTTTGCAGTAAAGAAGCTGCTAAAATTATGGTCGCCAAATCAGGCGGCGTCATCGTTAATATTGCTTCTATTGACGCACTCCACCCAAGCCAGCCGGGACTTTCTGCCTACGACGCTTCAAAACACGGCGTTTGGGGTTTCACCAAAAATTTTGCCCTGGAGGTGGCGCCAAAAAATATCCGGGTTAACGCCATTGCTCCGGGAGGGATTGTCACCGAAGGCGTTGAAGCAATGACCCAAGGAGCAATCAAGGTATCTGACGCTCAAAGTGATACGATCAAACAGTTTGCCGCCAGAATTCCGATGGGCCGCATGGGTATACCAGACGACATCGCTAGTGTCACCTTATTTTTAGCCTCTGACGCCGCACGTTATATGACCGGCAGCATTGTCGTAGTTGACGGCGGTTATTTATTGACCTAATATGAGAATCTATAAGATTGCCCTATTTATTGCCGTTTTTCTGGGACTACTGATCACGAGTTTTGTTCTGCTTAAAAAAGAAGCCGACGAACCGGAAATGCGCTATGACGTTACTGTCAACGACTTTTCGTCTTGCGCCGAGGCCGGCAATATCGTGTTGGAATCATACCCCCGACAATGTAAAACAACTGACGGCCGAAGTTTCACCGAAGATATCGGCAACGCGCTTGAGAAAGAAAGTCTTATTCGGGCTTCTTCACCTCGGCCAAATGATCTTATTACTAGTCCGGTAAAAATTTCCGGCGACGCTCGCGGCACTTGGTTTTTTGAAGCCAGCTTTCCCATTGTCCTGTTGGATGGTAACGGTGATGTTGTTGTCCAGCATTTCGCCCAAGCCAAAACCGATTGGATGACTGAAAATTTTGTAGCGTTTGAGTCAGAAGTAGTGTTCACCAAACCAACCACCAAAAACGGATTGCTGATACTAAAAAAAGATAACCCGTCGGGTTTACCAGAATATGACGATGAATTAATAATCCCAATCCGTTTTGAATAGTGTAAGTAAATAAATCTGGAGAGATCGCATAGTGGTCTAGTGCGCACGCTTGGAAAGCGTGTAACCCGCAAGGGTTCGGGGGTTCGAATCCCCCTCTCTCCGCCAGGACAATTTTTTAAAAGGAGTCGGGGCAGAATTATACATATGAAAAAAACTACGCTTCATAATCAGTGGCTTGTTAAAGCGCCTGTCGAAGATGTATTCAGACTAATAACAGACTTCGAACAATTTCCAAAGCATTTCCCGAAGGTTGCCAAATCAATACAAATCAAAAAACAAGAGGGAAATTATTTAGAGATGGATGCAATCGTGGGGTCATTTGGCAAAGAATTTCCAGTAAGAATGAAAACTGAAATCCTTTCCGGCAAAGGGTTTATTTCAGACAATGATAGTTTTAAGTTTGGAACTTCTGGGCATGAAGAGTTATTGCTTTCCAAACATCCAGACGGTACCTTAATTGATTACACCTATCGTGTTTCAATTCATAAGGCATGGCTAAGAATAGTTGCGACGCCATTGATCCGCTGGTATTCAATGAAGTATTGGGAAAAAGCTGTGATAAATGAATTAAAAAAGGCACTTGAAAAGTAGCTGTCTAAATTCTAAAATTTCCAACCTATTCTGCCTTATTCCTGAAAATTCTTATCAATCACCATGAATGACAGCACTAAAACTATAACTTTTGAAGATTTTGAAAAAGTGGACATTCGCGTTGGGAAAATTATTGAAATCTCTGATTTCCCCGAAGCGCGCAAACCGGCATACAAGCTCAAAATTGATTTTGGTCCGCAAATCGGGATCAAACAATCAAGTGTACAGGCAGTGGGCGCTCATACGAAAGAAAATCTTCTCAATTCGCTAGTGTGCTGCGTGGTAAATTTTCCGCCCAAACAAGTGGGTCCGTTTCAGTCGCAGGTCCTTACTCTTGGCTTTAAAAATACCGCCGGTGACGGCTGGGTTCTGATTGAACCAAAAAGTGACACCATAACGCTGGGAAGTAAGTTAGCTTGACTTCATCAGACACCCAAACGTATTTTCGTTTTAAAAAGCCCCGCTAGCAAGCGGGGCTTTAATGATATACAACCTTATACGGTTTAAAGCATTGAATCAATAATTTGCTGGAAGGTGGCAATTGGATAAGCTCCCTTGACCAACTGATCATTAACGAAGGTTCCCGGAGTACCAGTAATACCAGCGGCTTGCGCTTCAGCGGCTTGCTGGTTAACTTTTCCGGCAAATTTACCAGTGTCTAAACAGCTGTCAAACTGAGACTGGTTTAAACCAAGCGTCTTGGCATAACCCTTAAGACTGGTCACATCCAAAGCACTTTGGTTAGCAAACATTAAATCATGCATTTCCCAAAACTTACCTTGTTCAGCAGCACATTCGGAAGCTTCAGCAGCTTTCTGGGCCTGCGGATGAATTGAATTGAGCGGGAAATGGCGGTAGACCAATCGAACGTCATCACCATATTGTTCAAGAACCTGTTCTAGCGTCGGCACGTGGCGCTGACAGAACGGACACTGAAAATCGGAGTATTCAAGCAAAGTGATCTTTGCATTCTTATTGCCCTTGATATGGTCACTGTCTGTGACCGGAGCAGTTTTTGAAACATCTCCAGAAGCCTCTGGAGTTGGGGTCGGAGTTGGGGTCGGATTAACGTTGGCGTTAACTGCAACGTTAGTATTTTTGGCCGGAGCGTTATTGCTTGGTGATCCGCCGGCCAAAAGGACGACGAAACCAATAACGCTAACAATGGCAATCCCCCAACCAAGCCCTAAAACCAAACTCTGCTTAGACGACATATCAAAAAAATCTTTTTTGTCTGGCATAATTTTTTTCTTAACTTGGTTAGTTAATTAATTATAAGTTACTTAATTGTACCAAAACCATTAAAAGCTAGTCAATTTTTGGCTTTCGCTTGTACCAATCGCACGCCTGCTCATAATTATACGCAGCTTTTAAGATTGTTGTTTCATCAAATTGCTTGCCAATCAACTGGAGTCCAACCGGCAGTTCCACCGCCCCGTCTTTAGGCTTAACAAATCCACACGGCACCGAAACAGCACAAACGCCCGCAATATTAACCGAAACCGTAAAAATATCGGCCAGGTACATTGTCAGTGGATCAGCAGTTTTTTCTCCAAGCCTAAACGCAACCGTCGGTGAAGTTGGCGTCAATAAACAGTCAACTTGCTCAAAAGCCCGGTCAAAATCCTGTTTAACCAGCGTTCTGACTTTCTGCGCCTTCAAATAATACGCATCATAATAACCGGAAGACAACGTATATGTTCCAAGCATAATTCGCCGTCTGATTTCCGCACCAAAACCCTGGGCTCTAGTTTCTAAATAATTATCAAGTAAATTTTTAGCATTGGCCGAATACCCGTAGCGAACACCGTCATACCGAGCGAGATTAGAACTTAACTCAGATGGCATAATAATATAGTACACTGCTAAACCGTACATCGCATGAGGCAAACTGACTTCCACCATTTCCGCACCTAAATCTTTTAACTTATCAATTGCTTTACGAACCGTTTTTTCCACTTCTGGATCCATACCATCAATAAAATATTCTTTCGGTACACCAATTTTAAGGCCTTTAATATCACGTTTTATTTCTGAAGCGTAATCAGGAACCGGCACATCCAAAGTGGTTGAATCATACTCATCGCGACCAGCCAGCTGACCCAACAAAATCGCTGAATCCTCGACTGTCTTGGTTAGCGGTCCGACTTGGTCAAGTGAAGAAGCCATGGCAATAACTCCATAGCGCGATACTCGTCCATATGTCGGTTTTAAACCAACTAAGTTCGTTAAAGCAGCCGGTTGCCTGATTGAACCACCAGTATCAGTACCAAGCGAATAAATACATTGATGGGAGGCTGTTGCCGCAACCGAACCGCCGGAGCTACCACCTGGTACCCGCTCCAAATCCCAAGGATTTTTCGTTTTGGCAAAATATGAAGTTTCTGTTGAAGAACCACAGGCAAATTCGTCCATGTTGACCTTGCCTAGCATCACGCCAGATTGCTCCTGAATTTTTTCAATCACGGTCGCGGAATATGGCGGGATGTAATTCTCTAAAATTTTTGAGCTACAAGTCGTTCGCACGCCCTTGGTGCAAAAAATATCTTTGGCGGCATACGGAATTCCCGTTAACGGTTTTGAAAAATCTGCCCTCTGGTCGGCCTCCTTAGCCTGCGCCAATGCCGAATCTTCAGTCAACGTCAAAAAAGCCTCAATTTTTTTATCGGTCTTTTTGATTTC includes these proteins:
- a CDS encoding SDR family oxidoreductase, which encodes MKLKTIKEMFDFKGQTVVVTGGAKGIGYGIVERFVEAGANVVISDIDDQTGETKAKSLGKKVAYIHTDVSQESDVQNLIKTTVERFGSLDVFVNNAGIFPTMPALDMDVELWEKIQAVNLRGVFLCSKEAAKIMVAKSGGVIVNIASIDALHPSQPGLSAYDASKHGVWGFTKNFALEVAPKNIRVNAIAPGGIVTEGVEAMTQGAIKVSDAQSDTIKQFAARIPMGRMGIPDDIASVTLFLASDAARYMTGSIVVVDGGYLLT
- a CDS encoding tRNA-binding protein, whose protein sequence is MNDSTKTITFEDFEKVDIRVGKIIEISDFPEARKPAYKLKIDFGPQIGIKQSSVQAVGAHTKENLLNSLVCCVVNFPPKQVGPFQSQVLTLGFKNTAGDGWVLIEPKSDTITLGSKLA
- a CDS encoding thioredoxin domain-containing protein, translated to MPDKKDFFDMSSKQSLVLGLGWGIAIVSVIGFVVLLAGGSPSNNAPAKNTNVAVNANVNPTPTPTPTPEASGDVSKTAPVTDSDHIKGNKNAKITLLEYSDFQCPFCQRHVPTLEQVLEQYGDDVRLVYRHFPLNSIHPQAQKAAEASECAAEQGKFWEMHDLMFANQSALDVTSLKGYAKTLGLNQSQFDSCLDTGKFAGKVNQQAAEAQAAGITGTPGTFVNDQLVKGAYPIATFQQIIDSML
- the gatA gene encoding Asp-tRNA(Asn)/Glu-tRNA(Gln) amidotransferase subunit GatA, with the protein product MKLNELTIAQASSGLQKKEFSSVELTKACFDEIKKTDKKIEAFLTLTEDSALAQAKEADQRADFSKPLTGIPYAAKDIFCTKGVRTTCSSKILENYIPPYSATVIEKIQEQSGVMLGKVNMDEFACGSSTETSYFAKTKNPWDLERVPGGSSGGSVAATASHQCIYSLGTDTGGSIRQPAALTNLVGLKPTYGRVSRYGVIAMASSLDQVGPLTKTVEDSAILLGQLAGRDEYDSTTLDVPVPDYASEIKRDIKGLKIGVPKEYFIDGMDPEVEKTVRKAIDKLKDLGAEMVEVSLPHAMYGLAVYYIIMPSELSSNLARYDGVRYGYSANAKNLLDNYLETRAQGFGAEIRRRIMLGTYTLSSGYYDAYYLKAQKVRTLVKQDFDRAFEQVDCLLTPTSPTVAFRLGEKTADPLTMYLADIFTVSVNIAGVCAVSVPCGFVKPKDGAVELPVGLQLIGKQFDETTILKAAYNYEQACDWYKRKPKID